In Dyadobacter sp. CECT 9275, the following proteins share a genomic window:
- a CDS encoding MFS transporter, translating into MKQSLAPARWYRIIPVVFITYSLAYLDRANFGFAVAGGMAEDLQITKETSSLLGSLFFLGYFFFQIPGAQYAAHKSAKKLIFISLICWGGLAAATGMVSNVTSLIIIRFMLGVVESAVMPAMLILLSQWFTKQERSRANTFLILGNPVTVLWMSVLSGYLIESLGWRWMFIIQGAPGIIWAFVWWKLIDEKPKDANWLTDTEKAEVEEQLLAEQAGIRPVKNYMAAFRSWSVILLCLQYLLWSVGVYGFVMWLPSIIKAAPDMDIVTTGWLSSVPYILAIIGMLAASYFSDKTLNRKIFIWPFLLIASLSFVGSYYLGTEHFWISFSLLVVAGGALYAPYGPFFAVITEILPKNVVGGAIGLINSLGALGSFAGAYLVGYLNSHTGGFEASYIFMAVALLLSTIITIVVVKSPDQLVKQ; encoded by the coding sequence ATGAAGCAATCTCTGGCCCCTGCCCGCTGGTACCGTATTATTCCCGTTGTTTTTATTACTTACAGCCTGGCATATCTCGATCGGGCCAATTTTGGTTTTGCCGTTGCGGGCGGCATGGCGGAAGACCTTCAGATTACCAAGGAAACCTCGTCTCTGCTGGGCTCCTTGTTCTTTCTGGGTTACTTCTTCTTCCAGATTCCCGGAGCGCAGTACGCAGCCCATAAAAGTGCAAAAAAACTGATTTTCATTTCGCTGATCTGCTGGGGAGGCCTTGCAGCTGCCACGGGTATGGTAAGTAATGTTACAAGCCTCATCATCATACGGTTTATGCTGGGCGTGGTGGAAAGTGCCGTTATGCCTGCCATGCTTATCTTATTGAGCCAATGGTTTACCAAACAGGAGCGTTCCCGCGCCAATACCTTTTTGATTTTAGGAAACCCGGTTACAGTACTATGGATGTCGGTATTGTCGGGGTATCTGATCGAATCCCTTGGCTGGCGGTGGATGTTCATTATTCAGGGCGCTCCAGGGATTATATGGGCGTTTGTGTGGTGGAAGCTGATTGATGAAAAGCCGAAGGATGCAAACTGGCTTACTGATACTGAGAAAGCAGAAGTAGAAGAGCAACTCCTGGCCGAACAGGCAGGTATCCGGCCAGTCAAAAATTACATGGCAGCCTTCAGGTCCTGGTCGGTGATCCTGTTATGTCTGCAATATCTACTGTGGAGTGTAGGCGTCTACGGTTTTGTGATGTGGTTACCTTCCATTATCAAAGCAGCACCAGACATGGACATCGTTACCACAGGCTGGCTGTCGTCAGTACCCTATATACTCGCAATTATCGGTATGCTGGCAGCTTCTTATTTTTCAGACAAAACCCTGAACCGGAAAATTTTCATCTGGCCCTTTCTGCTGATCGCCTCGTTGTCTTTTGTGGGTTCCTATTACCTCGGTACCGAACATTTCTGGATTTCCTTCTCCCTGCTTGTGGTGGCAGGAGGCGCTCTGTATGCCCCCTACGGTCCATTTTTTGCCGTGATCACCGAAATTTTACCCAAAAATGTGGTGGGTGGTGCCATCGGGCTAATCAATAGTCTGGGCGCACTGGGATCCTTCGCCGGAGCTTACCTGGTGGGTTATCTCAACAGCCACACAGGCGGCTTCGAGGCATCCTATATTTTCATGGCTGTGGCTTTGCTGCTTTCAACCATCATCACAATTGTTGTGGTAAAGTCTCCTGACCAGCTTGTTAAACAATAG
- a CDS encoding cupin domain-containing protein — translation MNTEIKSNHPTENRPQGKRILDAPYVFIDTPGFIEQLRNEKTWEKNDRNGITVFKSDKLAMVITAMKSGAVMKDYSVEGFSSIEIYEGEVRIETEGQVFDLTRGQSMVYHPGLVHSVKASSDAVIVQTTFCS, via the coding sequence ATGAATACAGAAATTAAAAGTAATCATCCCACAGAAAACCGGCCTCAGGGCAAAAGGATACTGGATGCGCCTTACGTTTTTATTGATACCCCCGGTTTTATTGAACAACTCAGGAATGAAAAAACCTGGGAAAAGAATGACCGTAATGGCATCACCGTTTTCAAATCCGATAAACTCGCGATGGTCATCACCGCCATGAAATCCGGGGCGGTGATGAAGGATTATTCAGTGGAGGGTTTTTCGTCCATTGAGATTTATGAAGGGGAAGTAAGGATTGAAACTGAGGGCCAGGTATTTGATCTGACAAGAGGACAAAGTATGGTGTATCATCCCGGGCTGGTTCACTCAGTGAAAGCCTCCTCCGATGCGGTCATAGTACAAACCACATTTTGCAGCTGA
- the hemF gene encoding oxygen-dependent coproporphyrinogen oxidase, giving the protein MKLEDIEGFFKSLQDNICHEIETADGQSVFTEDRWEHHSGGGGRTRLIQNGNVIEKGGVNYSSVRGEVHPRLRQQMNLGEGADYHFAATGVSIVMHPRNPHVPIIHMNVRYFELSNGTCWFGGGIDLTPHYVVEEDATLFHHHLKTACDQHHPAFYPKFKTWADDYFYLPHRNETRGIGGIFFDYLKPDEPGNAQQLSKEQLFQFVKSIGECFAPIYTFFMNKHRDDAITETQKQWQYLRRGRYVEFNLVWDRGTKFGLETNGRTESILMSLPPQANWEYNFVPDAGTDEARTLKLLQKGINWAG; this is encoded by the coding sequence ATGAAACTTGAAGATATAGAAGGTTTTTTCAAAAGCTTGCAGGACAATATATGCCATGAAATAGAAACAGCCGACGGTCAGTCTGTTTTTACTGAAGACAGGTGGGAGCATCATTCCGGCGGAGGCGGCAGAACCCGGCTGATTCAGAATGGAAATGTGATCGAAAAAGGTGGGGTAAACTACTCGAGTGTGCGTGGTGAAGTACATCCCAGGCTCCGGCAGCAGATGAACCTGGGCGAAGGCGCTGATTATCATTTTGCGGCCACAGGCGTTTCCATTGTGATGCATCCGCGTAACCCTCATGTACCCATCATTCACATGAACGTACGTTACTTCGAACTGAGCAACGGCACATGCTGGTTCGGCGGCGGGATTGACCTCACTCCTCATTATGTGGTTGAGGAAGATGCCACACTTTTCCATCATCATTTAAAAACCGCCTGCGACCAGCATCATCCGGCATTTTATCCAAAGTTCAAAACATGGGCGGATGATTATTTCTATCTTCCCCACCGAAATGAGACCCGGGGAATCGGGGGAATTTTCTTTGATTATCTCAAACCCGACGAACCCGGTAATGCACAGCAGCTCAGCAAGGAACAACTCTTTCAATTTGTAAAAAGCATAGGGGAATGTTTCGCCCCGATTTACACGTTTTTCATGAACAAACATCGCGATGACGCCATAACCGAAACACAGAAACAATGGCAGTATCTGCGGCGGGGACGATATGTGGAATTCAACCTGGTTTGGGACAGAGGTACTAAATTTGGCCTGGAAACCAACGGGCGTACGGAATCGATACTGATGAGCCTGCCGCCTCAGGCCAACTGGGAATATAATTTTGTCCCGGATGCGGGTACCGATGAAGCCAGGACATTAAAGCTGCTGCAAAAAGGTATTAACTGGGCAGGGTAA
- a CDS encoding o-succinylbenzoate synthase, with the protein MSLKIAFKSHNLLFRKQAGTSRGVLTSKNSRLIHITDTEKEGISGFGECGPLPGLSVDDIPDFDRQLQSVCDEFNAFDLEVFPFNLQIILDQLVPPHLPSVRFGIETALLDIMHGGRRIIFDNHFSAGQTGILMNGLIWMGSFEDMLQQAEEKLAQDFTTLKLKVGAIDFDKECAILQRIRERYPKKKITLRVDANGAFDGTNVSERLNRLGQYDLHSIEQPVMAGQHGLMKAVCALSPVPVALDEELIGIVGYREKFDLLKKINPHYIILKPSLLGGFQQTTEWIEIAVRLGINWWITSALESNIGLNAIAQYTASFNNPLPQGLGTGQLYQNNFDSPLVVRNGRLFYDNSLDWNLTW; encoded by the coding sequence ATGTCTTTAAAAATAGCTTTCAAGTCTCACAATCTGTTATTTAGAAAGCAGGCAGGTACTTCACGCGGCGTTTTAACCAGCAAGAATTCCCGACTGATACATATCACCGATACCGAAAAAGAAGGCATTTCCGGCTTTGGGGAATGCGGCCCGCTGCCGGGGCTTAGTGTGGATGATATTCCTGATTTCGACAGGCAACTGCAATCTGTTTGTGATGAGTTCAATGCGTTTGACCTGGAGGTCTTTCCCTTTAACCTTCAAATTATTCTGGATCAGTTGGTTCCGCCACATTTGCCTTCAGTACGTTTCGGGATTGAAACCGCTTTACTGGATATCATGCACGGAGGGCGCAGAATTATTTTCGACAATCATTTTTCTGCGGGGCAGACTGGCATTCTGATGAACGGGCTCATCTGGATGGGTTCTTTTGAAGACATGCTGCAGCAGGCTGAGGAAAAACTGGCACAGGATTTCACCACATTGAAACTGAAAGTGGGAGCGATTGACTTTGACAAGGAATGTGCAATCCTCCAGAGAATAAGGGAGCGCTATCCTAAAAAAAAGATTACCCTGCGTGTAGATGCCAATGGTGCTTTTGATGGCACCAATGTTTCGGAACGGTTAAATCGGCTCGGCCAATATGACCTTCATTCCATTGAACAGCCTGTTATGGCGGGGCAGCATGGGCTGATGAAAGCCGTATGTGCACTGTCTCCTGTCCCCGTTGCGCTGGATGAAGAGCTGATCGGGATTGTAGGATACAGAGAAAAATTTGACCTTCTGAAGAAGATCAATCCGCATTACATCATTCTTAAGCCATCGTTACTCGGGGGCTTTCAGCAGACCACCGAATGGATCGAGATTGCCGTGAGGTTAGGTATCAACTGGTGGATTACTTCGGCACTTGAATCGAATATCGGGCTGAACGCCATAGCTCAGTACACCGCCAGCTTTAACAATCCGCTTCCCCAGGGGCTTGGTACCGGCCAGCTGTACCAGAATAACTTTGATTCTCCGCTGGTTGTCCGGAACGGGCGGTTGTTTTACGACAACAGTCTGGATTGGAACCTTACCTGGTGA
- a CDS encoding caspase family protein, with amino-acid sequence MKNLVSTILFFGVAGSIFFGYRWLRNSGEDVKTEGQTYAVIVGVSDYLRAGRPNQVNNLRYCDDDAHLFYSFLKTPAGGSVPEANIALLIDNKASKANILEQLEKTFAKSGPDDRVIFYFAGHGSTGYFAAYDIDLSDPKTNLLHQDIKEAFRKCRAKTRLCFADACKSGSMKNDVTKQKKELPKKSLEDLESGLVVLMATRSYQNAGENVDIVHGYFTKFLVEGLEGKADKNADQRVTVKETYDYLFRNLTTLPKQGPDDKGQTPVIFGKYDPDMTIAHLKSA; translated from the coding sequence ATGAAAAATCTAGTCAGTACGATCCTGTTCTTTGGAGTTGCCGGCAGTATATTCTTTGGATACCGGTGGCTGCGAAATTCAGGAGAAGACGTAAAAACAGAGGGCCAGACCTACGCGGTCATTGTTGGAGTATCGGATTATCTTAGGGCTGGACGCCCCAACCAGGTCAACAACCTGAGGTACTGTGATGACGATGCGCATCTCTTTTACAGTTTTCTGAAAACACCGGCAGGTGGTTCGGTACCGGAAGCCAACATTGCACTGCTGATTGACAATAAGGCAAGCAAGGCCAATATCCTGGAACAATTAGAAAAGACCTTTGCAAAATCGGGCCCCGATGACCGCGTGATCTTTTACTTTGCCGGACATGGTAGTACGGGTTACTTCGCAGCCTATGACATTGACCTCAGTGATCCAAAAACGAATTTATTACATCAGGATATCAAGGAAGCTTTTCGTAAATGCCGGGCAAAAACGCGCCTCTGCTTTGCGGATGCCTGCAAGTCGGGCAGTATGAAAAATGATGTAACCAAACAAAAAAAAGAGCTGCCTAAAAAATCTCTGGAAGACCTGGAATCAGGACTGGTCGTGCTGATGGCCACCCGCTCCTACCAGAATGCCGGTGAAAATGTAGATATCGTACATGGCTATTTCACCAAATTTCTGGTGGAAGGACTGGAAGGCAAGGCAGATAAAAACGCAGACCAACGGGTTACAGTCAAAGAAACATATGACTATCTCTTCCGTAATTTGACAACGCTTCCGAAACAGGGCCCTGACGACAAAGGACAGACTCCCGTTATCTTTGGCAAATATGATCCCGACATGACCATTGCGCATCTGAAATCCGCTTGA
- a CDS encoding TonB-dependent receptor: MRIILLSIFLLLTCSLYAQPFTSTIRGTVRDADTGIPLAGASLRLASLESGIMSDVSGSFRFDGLPVGRYVLTVSYVGYEKLVIPEILLESGKESIQDIRLSRAANQLAEATVLTSRPVAYNSVQEITPEQTLRYAATYLDPARLTTSFAGVAVANDQANGLIIRGNSPNSMQWRLEGVEIVNPNHLSNAGTFSDRATQTGGGVNILSTQLMGTSYFLSGAFPAQYGNALSGVLDMYLRKGNDEKSEFTAQAGLIGLDIAAEGPFSRKSKASYLANYRYSFTGLMGAMGVNFGGEDIRFQDLSFNINLPAGKAGHFTFFGMGGISSNTLKADKDTTLWEFQKDGSNIFYKNKMGALGITHALVLNKGTSLQSTLLGSGLTTSREEFAVNPKDFSTALKQTEELSKSRLSVSSIIATRFSDKTRLKTGAFLTLQSDMVGTSAKPAPADHTVEGFVLEPFASFNHHLTSRLSTEVGVHYLYYSLTGSSSVEPRAALRFQVTSSQQLSFSYGLHSQLQLPQVYISGKEGNPALKGNADLGPSKSHHFVVGYQKNFRKNNSLKVEAYLQELYHIPVSGSASNSFSALNLVETNIDTKLVSTGTGRNYGIEATFQKYLTSELYVLLAGSVYKSTYEGSDGIRRDSRFAGGHTFSFTGGKEFKSGNSTWGVNTKILWAGGFRDTPIDAVLSASTGVTEYLEQEAFTLKMKDYFRPDLRIYWKKSRRSYSRTLAIDIQNVTGTKNEAFGYYDTYKKQTVIQHQLGLIPVLSYRWEF, translated from the coding sequence ATGCGCATTATTTTACTTTCGATATTTCTGCTTTTAACATGCTCGCTTTATGCACAACCTTTTACATCAACCATTCGGGGGACCGTCCGGGATGCGGATACAGGGATTCCGCTGGCAGGCGCCAGTCTGCGGCTTGCCTCGCTGGAGAGCGGTATAATGAGTGATGTTTCTGGTAGTTTCCGTTTTGACGGTCTGCCCGTGGGAAGATACGTATTGACGGTATCATACGTTGGGTATGAAAAGCTGGTTATACCAGAAATCCTCCTGGAATCGGGGAAAGAGAGTATTCAGGATATCCGTTTGAGCAGGGCGGCCAATCAGCTTGCTGAGGCTACCGTACTTACTTCCAGGCCTGTGGCTTACAACAGCGTACAGGAAATTACGCCGGAACAAACCCTGCGTTATGCCGCAACTTACCTGGATCCCGCCCGGCTCACTACGTCCTTTGCCGGCGTGGCTGTTGCGAACGACCAGGCCAACGGGTTGATCATCAGGGGGAATTCTCCCAATAGCATGCAGTGGCGGCTGGAAGGCGTGGAAATTGTAAATCCGAATCACCTTTCCAATGCAGGTACTTTCAGCGACAGGGCCACACAAACCGGTGGCGGAGTGAATATCCTGAGTACGCAGCTGATGGGAACTTCCTATTTCCTGAGCGGGGCATTTCCGGCTCAATACGGCAATGCGTTGTCGGGGGTGCTGGATATGTATCTGAGAAAGGGCAATGACGAAAAGTCTGAATTTACAGCCCAGGCAGGGCTCATAGGACTTGATATTGCGGCGGAAGGGCCTTTCTCAAGAAAATCGAAAGCGTCTTATCTCGCAAATTATCGTTATTCTTTCACGGGACTGATGGGAGCTATGGGTGTCAATTTTGGAGGAGAGGACATTCGTTTTCAGGATTTATCATTCAATATTAATCTCCCTGCCGGTAAGGCGGGCCATTTTACTTTTTTCGGCATGGGAGGTATCAGCAGCAATACCTTGAAAGCCGATAAGGATACCACACTCTGGGAATTTCAGAAAGATGGCAGTAATATTTTTTACAAAAATAAAATGGGAGCGCTGGGAATTACCCATGCACTGGTTCTGAATAAAGGAACATCACTGCAATCGACCCTCTTGGGCTCAGGGCTGACCACTTCCCGGGAAGAATTCGCCGTAAATCCTAAGGATTTCAGTACGGCTTTAAAGCAAACAGAAGAATTGTCTAAAAGCAGGCTGTCGGTAAGCAGTATCATAGCAACCCGGTTTTCTGATAAAACCAGATTAAAAACAGGTGCATTTTTAACACTCCAGTCAGACATGGTGGGTACCTCCGCCAAGCCAGCACCGGCCGATCATACTGTTGAAGGATTTGTTCTGGAGCCTTTTGCGAGCTTTAACCATCACCTGACTTCCAGGTTGTCAACGGAAGTAGGGGTACATTATCTTTATTATTCTCTTACCGGCAGCAGTTCGGTTGAGCCGCGTGCTGCACTGCGTTTTCAGGTAACATCGTCCCAGCAGCTTAGTTTTTCCTATGGGCTGCATAGCCAGTTGCAGTTACCGCAGGTGTATATCTCCGGCAAAGAGGGAAACCCGGCACTCAAAGGGAACGCTGACCTGGGGCCTTCCAAGTCGCATCATTTCGTTGTGGGATATCAGAAAAATTTCAGGAAAAATAATTCGCTTAAAGTGGAGGCATACCTTCAGGAGTTGTATCATATCCCGGTTAGCGGCTCGGCGAGCAATTCTTTTTCAGCTCTTAATCTGGTCGAAACCAATATTGATACAAAACTCGTAAGTACCGGAACCGGCCGGAATTACGGTATTGAAGCAACCTTTCAAAAGTACCTGACCAGCGAGTTGTATGTTTTGCTGGCGGGTTCGGTTTACAAATCAACCTATGAGGGAAGTGATGGAATCCGCAGGGATTCACGTTTTGCAGGCGGGCATACTTTCAGTTTTACCGGCGGTAAGGAGTTTAAGTCGGGGAACAGTACCTGGGGCGTGAATACCAAAATTCTATGGGCCGGCGGGTTTAGAGATACACCCATTGATGCGGTCTTATCTGCATCAACCGGTGTTACTGAATATTTAGAACAGGAGGCCTTCACCCTTAAAATGAAAGATTATTTTCGCCCCGATTTGAGGATTTACTGGAAAAAAAGCCGCCGGAGTTACAGCCGTACGCTGGCAATTGATATTCAAAATGTAACCGGTACTAAAAACGAAGCTTTCGGATATTATGATACTTATAAAAAACAAACGGTGATCCAGCATCAGCTGGGCCTTATTCCGGTATTGAGTTATCGCTGGGAGTTTTAA